The Lathyrus oleraceus cultivar Zhongwan6 chromosome 5, CAAS_Psat_ZW6_1.0, whole genome shotgun sequence genome includes the window gtgaactgacttttggtgtgtttttgctttggaaagcaaatgtcgcggatagcaagagtcgccaccgacttttcttttatccaataaggaaagatggaaaagaacaggaaagaccttaattagattttgggttcgggaggtacattatacaaagggaaggtgttagcaccctttgtatccatggttatccatgggctcttaattgcttgatcacttacgtttgtctgaaaaaagtgtttgtgaattgcttaaaaaatactttgaaaagagagtttaactttgtaatgattcttgtacgaatgtatacaaagtatttatctcgtttaattttgaaagcggtttagaaaaatataactgggcaatgattctagtacgaatgtataccaagtggtgattttctagtatttgcaaagtgtgaggtatgaaaaaatgttttaggtcgtgagccagcaattaagagttatacccacccaaggtctttatgggcattccttatgagggtaaaactgtccttactattgagaagtaagtagttttatcctttggatgtaaaagggtcatcgattggtcattgaaggcaacatttgtaaggataccttagcattcgaagggacgatcatcatttaaccgtaggctacaacgacgggtcaccgagggacaaaatcatatattcgcaggcaacattcgagggacgatgatttattttatagggacatgatgatttaatcgaagggtctttgctaagtgtatccccacattcgcgggacatgaccataataccgtaaggcaacaaagagaggtccaagatcacatattcaaaggcaacattttacaatcaattaggtagttgtaatcaattaggtaattaggtccacattataatcaattaggtaattaggtccacataTAATCAATTGGGTAATTaaggtgaatctccacaagggtatcccataaataaagtggaatacctagcaagctaccttctccgggagtatgtgaacccttacaaaattcagcaaacaggtcagaataccaaatcagaGTGCAATCGAGAATTACGCCACAAAAGAAACACAGCGGTAGGAATGTCAGGAAAAATAACACATGGTTAGAATAAAACGGATCAGAACAGAcaaatcagcgactgtcacgttcgctcctgcctcgcctagcgaaggcttagcgaatgctcgctacatgctcgcttagcgatgtgctagcgagcgactgcgggttctggttttaatgacagtacaattccagaaagcttcacaccttatggcatccatcacagaaattacatggttaaacgttcaagatattcatccatacttaaattcacatgcaaagcttaagatatttttataaattcaatcataatgccacatgcaggttaagaacataaagcggtaatagtaatgcaaacctgtttgcaaccGAGTTGCAACCTggaattggcaagtcactcttagggttggcgccggattgagttgggcggaggtaaccttggtgcaggtgagtttccttcagggtttcctttagggttgctctgaattctctgggttagcctccagggtttgctgtgttgcttctgttagggtttccttgctagggtttctgtccgtctgcctctgtcccctttttctgaatgaagctctgctatttataataatttttgtgacctgatgggctcagaatgaagcccagaattttctggtattcgcaagcttcgctaggcgagtggcgtagcgaagggttcgctaggcgaaggagctgctcgcctagcgagcatgccagtctgggccattttctggatttggccatctgtgagctgggtctttgttcctttaaggtcaatgtcttgaaaaataagttggagttccttgaaaaatgccttgtaatattaacgggcaaattttggggtatgacatgCAAGAAACAATTTTTTATACGTATTACGGAAAAGGTAAATACACCTTATTGTCGAGTTTGTCGATGGATGAAATACTTTGTTCATCCTTCCATGTGTTCCATTTATCTTCAAAGTCTGCTATCtaaaatttattgcataagaatAGTGAGAATAAGAATCACCTCATTTATATCTAAcataaaagcataaaataaatgattaaGTATAACTTACTTTTATGTCGAAGCAAGTTTCAACATTCTTTCGTCTCAACTCCTTACATAATTGAAAGATTTCACGGTGTTCTAGTTTGGCTGTATATAAAGCAAAAGAAAATTATATTTAGTTATTATCTATGATATAAAGAATACAATATAAGCTTGGTATGTCGTGTAACCAAAATGGGAATCAAAGTGTGAGCAATTTTTTCAATGTACTTAATAAATACCTACGGGTGAAATAAAAGAATTTGTTTGTAGACTACATTTTTTGTGTAGTCACCATCTTCTCCTTTCAATTTTCCTTCCCTGGTTAAAACTCTTGTTGTAGTCTGTGAAACACCCCTGGATAAAGCCACATATAATTGTCCATGACTAAAAGCATGTCGTAGAAGATATATTCCAACATTTGGAATGGTTTGTCCTTGTGATTTATTTATTGTAATTGCAAAACTTAGTCGCACAGGAAACTGTTtctactaaggacaaaaggcAGTCCATCACTTGCagatgtttttattttaattctagGCAAAAAAGCATGTTTTCCTGCGTTGCTTCCTGTCAAGATTTCCACATCCAACATATTCATAAATAAAACATGACATAATAACTATGTACCATTACACAATCCATATCTAGGATCTAGATTTCGTAACAACATCAATGGTGCATCCTTTTTTATCTTTAGAATATGTGGTGGCAAACTACCTTGTGCAATTGAGTTTAAGAATTCTTGTTGGTATAAATTATGATTATCTCCTTCAACCTCGTCAAACAATAACAAATTATGTTCTTCTCCTGGAAACTGATCGATAATCATATCATTCAATTTCTGGACATCATCATTTGTTGGTGTCAAAATAGCTCTTTGTACCATATATGGGGCATCCCAACCATGCAATTCTAAATTAGGTGAAATATGTTGGATAAGTACTTGTATGGAATGTTCACATTCCCATGGGATTGCAATATGTAAAGGTAACTTCACCATGTCATCTGGTTTGGTAGGTTCAACATCATCACCAATGCAAATAAGAAATTCTGCAAACTCTTGATCATGCAATGATCGCATACTTTAACGTAAACGCAAAATCTTGGTATGATTCCATAAATGAGACTGAACAATACACGCTGAAATCATTTGTGCCTTAGTACCTTTCCTTACAACAGGAAGAACTTGACGAAAATCTCCCCCCATGATCAGAACTTTTCCACCAAATGGAGCACTGTTGCTACAAATGTCTTGTAATGATCGATCTAAGGCTTCTAAACAATTTTTGTTTGTCATTGGTGCTTCATCCCAAATTATTGCGGCATCAACTCTAATGAGATTTGCAAGATCTTTTTGTTTTTGAATACCACAAATGGAACTCGGTTGAATATCAATAGGTATCTTAAATCGAGAGTGTGCAGTCCTACCACCGGGTAACAATGTTGCAGCTATACCAGATGATGCAGTTGCTAAGATAATTTCTCCTCTACTTATTAAACTTGCCATTAATGTTCTATAAAGGAATGTTTTACCTATTCCTCCTGGACCATCAACAAAAAATACCTTACTGTGTTTTTGAATAATTACATTCATAATGGTGTTGAATGCACTCATTTGATCATTATTTAACTTAGCAACAGATTCAATATCTTCATTAGGGGTATTGACCGCTAACTTCTCTTGTATGATACTTGGAACTGCACCTCTGTCTATTGTATTAGGGGGTAAAGATGGGAGATCATAATCTTCAATCTTTTTACCGTGTCGGTTTAAGAGTTCGTTCAAGTCCTTCAATAACATATTAGTTAAGTTTGATTCCACAACATTGTTAGTTGTTTGAGAATCCTCTACCATATGTGTAAAAAACTCATTCCAAAGGCCTCTAACATCAGTAGGTTCACAAAATATTAAAATCGTCACAGATAACCTCCATAAAGCATATGGCATTCAGAGACTCGTAGCCTCAACCAAACAATCACGAATACTATGATCAGTCTCTAGAAATCCCCTATCCTCGACTGATTTTTTGAATGTACTGAAAGTCATGCCATTATTTGTAAGAAGATATTCCCAACTGGTTGGACCTGTGACATGAGATAACAACAGTCGTAAGTAAAACTTATCTCCCTTAAAAGGTGATACCGTATAGATTCTCCTAATAACTTTTCTTGTTGACCGTCTACGATGCCATTCCATATCCCGCTTGTTCCAACAATAATGCTCTGGAATCTCTCTATACAGATACTTTCTTGCTTGTGGATCTTGTAGATTCAATGCAAAGAATTGTGTGAGCATTGTTTTGGAGTTGCGTTCATTATTTAACACATCTGCAATTTGCTGATGATCATAAAAGCTCACTTGATGGCGGTTCGGCAAGTGGATCTGCAATCTTTCAACCGAAGGATATAATCGGTAAAGAGTGAATCGAAATATTTTCCATAATGCCTCGGGAGCACAAATCCATCTTGCATCAACATATTGTTGAACTTTATCCATGTATGATCCTTTATGAACCTCCATAGTCACACGATTACGGCCCTTGTACACATATTTGTATAGATACTTCATACTTTTAATGCTACTGCAAATCTCTATATTGATGTGACAGTCATACTTTAACAATAACCAAGGGTTATAAGGAACCACCCATCTATAATCGACAGACCTATCTCTACCTAACGATATAGACTCATCAAACCTTCTCCTATACTCGGGATATGAGTCAATGTCTTGACGTGTTTCATCCAAGAATTTTTCGGGATACTTTTTTTACAATGCCCGTCTTTCATACATGGAGACTTTCAGTTGATTATTCTGCAAGGTCTGTGGATCATATGTCTTACAACAACTTCATGCAATTGTGGTTCACATTCTAATTTAGGTATTTCTGCTCTTACCATACTATCATAATCTTTTGGGTCACGCAACTTGTCGTTACTTTCTAAGACCAACAACATATGCACATGCGGCAGTCCTTGCTTTTGAAATTCAGTGACATACATGTAGATTTTAACTTTATCCAAGACTCCTTTATTAATAACATCATCCTTCAATTTCTTGAATTTCGAACGAAATATTCTTGTTAGCAAATCTAGACAATCTTGTGGTGTTTGAAAAGGCAAAAGTTATGATGTTATCTCACTCCAAGAAGGATTGCATGTCATTGTTAGAAAAATATATGGTTTACTGCCATTAAGAACAATAGTCATGCCATCTTTATAATGTTGTGTCATGTCTCGACGACTGCCAACAAATGATGATGGCAATATTGTTCTCTTTCCAATGTTCTCTACGATGATTCATGAAATGCATTAGTATTAGAATACATGAATGATTAGCATTAGAAGTACAACTAATTATTAATCTAAAACTGTATATTTATGCTATATGAATTTGTACCTGCATTAGTTTCACCAACATGCAAAGCATCATGTAAACCTTGGTACAATTCAGAACGTATATCACTTTGGTGCTCTTTAATCCACCTTAATCTCcttgattcaattttgacataaTTGTCTACAACATATTGTTGCAATAGTCGACCCGCATTTAACAACATTGATTGATCATTTGGGCGAATGTACAATTGGTTAAAAAAAATGTCGGTGCTAAATGTAAAGTTTTTTAAACAATGCTTAGCTAAGTAGACTATCTACTAAAATTAATCCAAATTTACCTCAAGCATGTAACTGTAATATGCTCGACATGACACTCTTCGTCCATTGCAATTTGTTGTATTGATGTCCCAACCATGCGTCCCAAATGGAAACAATACAGGGTATTGCAAATTATCATAATATCCCTTTGACTCTTGAACTTTCTTGAGATTTCCATCACAACGAATGACATTAATATCCCTTCCATAATCCATAGAATCTGCATCACATCCAACAATAATTGTCGCAACTTGTTCAACAGTTGGAAGATTGTATTGATGATGATTACTTGGACGCTCCTTAAGTATGAGGCTACATTCACTGATATTTGGAAGTATTGACAGTTGCTTGAACCTAATTACAAAAGGATTAAACTGATGGAGCATTTTCTGTAAGTTGTGAACTATATTTTGGTGCAAATGTGGATTTTCCTGCATTCTATTATGTAGCTCATTATCGGTGTCACAGATGTATAGTTGTAAGAAACGCGGCCTGACACCCTCATTTGGATAGAAACCTCCTATGTTATGGTAAAAAGCACCTTGAGAACGAAATGTGTATATACCACGACCAGATGCAAGAATATTCTCATCAACGTGAACACCAATTGAAGTGAATGAAAGCACATGGTTATAACTTCGAATATGTTGCCTGAAATGTTTTCCTTCAGCTGAACCATCCAAAAATAATTGTTGCAATTCTATAGGAGCATCAACTCGTGAGAATGATACATTTCTACCATTATAACACGTGTCATGTGATTAATGATGAAACAATCTTGCATTACAGTGTCTACAGGTAATTAGATGAGGCAATCAGGATTTTGCCATCATCatattatttttgaaatttcgAGCAAGATTGTGCTTTGCTCGAAAAGCATGTCCTGATTCTACAGACAGGAGTTTGATCTTGATTACTAAATATTatctaaaatctaaaataaaaaaaaaaatgTACGCAAGATGCctcaattattttattttaatattgcATGATTATAAATTTTATGTTACATGAGTAAATGCTACATTTATTTGAAGCAAAACTTTTATGAACATACCTTGAGGACGACGTGATAATGCACCATTTTCTCTGGCGTCCATGTTAACATATGATATTACTGCATCCTCCAAAGCTTCATTAACATCCATATCATCTgatacaaaaataataattaatatatatacATTTGTAAAAATTAATACTCACATACTTAGAACTATATCACTTATACATGTATCGGATTGACTCGTGTTGTTTCGTTGATTAGGTGATGTGCAATTACGATCTGTGGATTTAAATACATCAAATGAGATATGACGAAAGCGAACAAAATTATGAAATGTAATATATAATCTATATATTGATCATCACCAACCAAGTGCAACATCATTAACATGTGTAATTCTACTTGAGCCGACTTCACTGTCACGAGTTCCTTGAAAGTGTGATCTTGGAAAAGTCATATTTGTAAAATTTTGAAATGGAACTCTCGACTGACTGTTTATAGGGCGAGAAGTTTGAACTTGTTTCTCTTGCTCTTTTCGCCGCTTATAATTTTCACGTCGTCTCAATGAATTGTTTTCTCTCAGCTCGTTGCTCATATTTTGTCTCCTCTTCCTTTCATTTTCGGCCCTTCTTGACATTTGTTGTTGACTTGATATTTGACGGGTATTATTTTCCATTTTATGAATGTAATTGTCAACTGGAAATTATACCAAATCCTCTGAAAAAATAATTGATCAAAAACCGATATATCAACTGAAAATGATTTGACATAAATTTTCTTCTCTCTAACACTTTCTATTCCCTcacattttaatttttttttttatctCTTTTGGTTACTTTTCCAGAAACTTTAAATTATTTCAGTAACTTCAATAGCCATGCATCTTTTTCATGTTTCTGCATTAAACTTTGAGGGTTTTTATAAGAACACCACACAATTTCAAGTATACtataaatttaaatatgttgTTGATTTTCACAAATAACCTATTTTGTGTTTTTTAGTCCTAATATGTTGCATGACATACATAAATGTTGATAAATTGATGTTAACGTTAACACTACAACACATGGAGTCATAATATAAGAATTTAATTATTAAGAGTGAAATAATTATAAATAGGTATAAACGATATTTTTTAGTGAGATTTCATTCCTGTTTTTTTCCACATAATATTGAATTTGCGCattcaaaataattttaataattaaattacgcatttaataattaaattatttcCACTTAATCTAATACAGTTAAAAAACATTAAATATATCACTTATATAATaattatataatatattattGTATTACACTTTATTTAAAATACGTTAAAATAAGTGTTGCGAAAAAGATGAGTTTATTATTCAAGTTAtgaaaatatattaaaataagCATTACACTTTATACTTAATAAACTTTATTATTTTAACATGTAACTTCTTGGCCAGAGAAACAAAATAAACTTCACTATTCCCTCGATATTATAAAGTTTTAAATGGTTTTATCAATTCAGTTTTTATTTATTATGGTAATAAATAGTTATGAATGTACCTTATAAAGTCTTATTTTATGGAATTGCCACTTATATATAAAATCTAACTTATTGATATATTATAAggaaaaatatatattttaaacAATAAAAAGTATAATAAATATATTAACTATAAAGGCTGAAAAGAGTgaaaaaaataaaacataaaaaattataaagtaaaaaaaatgaaagaaaactGAAAGTGAAGTTATCATAAAAGTGGTTAAGAAAACATTTAGAAATGATAAATTTAAAAATGTTTGAATTGTAAAAATCTATCATCAAGTATCTCATCCAAAATAGTATTAAAATAAACTATATTGGAAGTAAAAAAACTGTATATTAGAAAgttacaatagaaaatcaaaagtAAGATAGAAATATAATAGAAGTAAGATAGAAATATAATAGAATGAAAAAAATTCAACAAAAATAATATGTTGATTAAGAAAGagataaaaaaaatttaaaaaaaatagaagAGGATTTTAAACTTATGTCATCATTCAACCGTTAATGGAAGTTATAGATATTATGTTTTTTCTTTGTGAGAGATGGAAGTTAGTTTATCAATTGGTAACCAACAAAAGATATCAACCACtcaaattatttataaaaaagataAAGGGTAATTTTGAAACAAAAATAGACCACTCCAAAAATttgtatcccctttatatatagttatagaaTAAGAATGATTATAAAAAGAATAGAATTAGAATAATTCAACTTAAACAATGACATATATCATCTCATCTGCTATGTCATAAAAATGAGAAGGAAGACTAAActcaaaataaaaattaaaggataaaaaaaacgaataaaatatttttaaatatcaAATTCGGACAAACTTATTTTTTTAAGGCTAATGCTAACATGTGCCCCAAGGGCACAAGTTAATGATACACTTATAAAAATATTCTCTTGGAGCGCGTGCATTTGATTtcttgaaatttaaaattttgttttgttCCACAGAAACTTTTTAATAATAGTAACCTTAACTTGtgcccttggggcacaagttagcaAGACCCTTTTTTTAATTATAGTTTGTCCTTACAGACAAAcgaataaaatattttttttttagACAATAGATAGTATTTTGTCTTATGAACTTGTTATCgaataaaatatttatatttttatgtATCCTGTATTTAAAACTCTTAGAATTATTATTTTTATCTTAAACTCACCAGGTTTTAAATACTTGTTTATTATACAAATAAGCAAACTTGTCATTGCcataaatttttttaataaatattttaataGTACTGAGTGAGAGATGAAGAGTCTCCTCCGTAGTCTAAAACTACACTGACACTTAAATATGTTTTTTATGAAGTAAGATATTTTTTTTATAGAGTGAATTTATCTCTATATTTTATAGTTGACTCTTATTTTATAGGGATTTTAAGGTTTGTAAGAATCTAAAACCTTCGCGTATTTATCTTCATAGACAAGTCTTAAAATATAATTCGGAGAAGGAATTTTATAGTTGATAACAAAGATAATTTTGTTAGATATTTTGGTAAAATTAAATGAATTCAGGTTCATTCGTGAACGAAGTCATTTcccttaaaagtatttcaagcactctcttTGATGTCTTAGAGTTGAAAAGCAAGAATATCCAGGATACTTCAGCCTCTTAATCGAGTCTGCACAAGACATGTGAAGAACTCGAATGCAAGGAAGTGTGTGAGGAATATTTAAGAGGATGTGCATATTTTGAGTGAATGATTTTTGAATTCAGAATCATGTATTTATAGGCCATGCATATGTTGTTTCATAAGTTTGCAACTCTTGATGAAACAACACCTTTTCAACATATGGTGCAATGGTTCACCTATAATAATACAATGCACCACTTCATGAAGTGTTGTATATTTGAACTCGAAATTAAACTGTAAGCAACGACCAAAATCCTGGAGCAATGATAATTAATTCGCAGCATGTCGGCCGAAGGTCGGCCGCCGGAGCGCCGCCTTACTAATGTCGTGAGTAGCCCGATTGCTCTGACGCGTCGTGCTTAAGTGCTTAAGTACCGCCTACAAGTCGTCACTAGCGCCTTTACGCCCACGTCCTCGGACCCAGAGTGAAGGGTTGTTTGGATGTGACAGGTGACACAATGCTTGGGACCACCACATATGTCCATGTGGCACCTTATCCTCTTTGACTCCTTTGGTGAGTTTAATGTTTCAAGGTCTTTATAAATGTTTTTAAAGTTAACTCCCCTTTCTATGTGGGACTATTTGCAAGCATTTATTGTCATTAGCTCACTTGCCCATTTTTGTCATATTGAAACACACCCATGACAATTATTGTTCATAATTTCCAAATATCTCCCACTTGTTTTAATAATGATAAAACTAATTCCAGAAAATGAGATATAAAGAGTGTTAATATagttaggtatctttcgatttAGAACTTAACCTTAGTGAGGATAACGTAAAGTTTAATCGGAATATTAGGTAGCAGTGCTTTTAAACCATTAATACATATGATTAAACTGATATTACCTTACACGCACTCTTTAAAGGTTCTTCCTCTACATATCTCACTTAGCACTTATTTATGGTCATATGCTATCCTGTTTCATGAATTTTCATGAGAGAAACcccaactctcactttgagatGACACAGTCTCGAAATTCACATAGGTGAAGTTCATGTTGTATCCTTTTCCACGAGATACTTTTCCTCAGTTATGAACTTCATTAAGAAGTTTTGAAAACCTCAACCCTCTATTTAAAATAGTCAACATTATTACCCAATGCCTGACTTATATCCAAATCAACGACTTATTGTTGTCCATAGAATCTTGAAGTTAATGTTTTGTTAACATAAGATTAGGTTGTTGCCGCTGTTGGAACTcttattcaaggagtttcaaCCACATGCCTCTCGAGGATGTTTTTACTAAGTCTTTGGCCAATGGCTTAGTAAATGGATCAGCCAAATCTCTGTGATTGCCTTCCAATGTTCTTTACttggattactagtaaatctACTCATTTTACTAACTGCAAATGATATATCGGGTCTGGTACATTGCATTAAGTACATAAGATACCccacttgcatattccaattaAGCCAATGCTCTTccattgttcttttgaagtttgatgaCATGCTCAAATATAGTGGTTACCTCCTTAAATTTTAGGTGTTTGAACTTATCAAGCATTTTTTTAATATAGtgtgtttgactaagttcataacccaCACTATTTCGCTTAACTTTGATCCCTAAAATTATGTCAACAAGTTCAAGATCTTTCATCTTAAAAGTGGAAGTTAGAAACCTCTTTGTCTCTAAAATTCCGTTCAAATCATTGCTAATTATTAGCATGTCATCAAAATAGAGACAAAGAAATATTACAGTGTTTTTGCACACTTTTGTGTATAAACACTTGTCACAAAAATTATGAATAAGTCCATTTCAGAGTATCACATAATCAAATTTTTGATGCCATTATTTTGGTGCTTGTTTTAAGCCATATAAGTATTTGACAAGTTTACACACCTTTAGTTCATTTCTAGGAAGCACGTAGTCTTTTGGTTGTTCCATGTAGATTTTCTCATC containing:
- the LOC127080235 gene encoding ATP-dependent DNA helicase RRM3, producing MVEDSQTTNNVVESNLTNMLLKDLNELLNRHGKKIEDYDLPSLPPNTIDRGAVPSIIQEKLAVNTPNEDIESVAKLNNDQMSAFNTIMNVIIQKHSKVFFVDGPGGIGKTFLYRTLMASLISRGEIILATASSGIAATLLPGGRTAHSRFKIPIDIQPSSICGIQKQKDLANLIRVDAAIIWDEAPMTNKNCLEALDRSLQDICSNSAPFGGKVLIMGGDFRQVLPVVRKGTKAQMISACIVQSHLWNHTKILRLR